Proteins co-encoded in one Malus sylvestris chromosome 9, drMalSylv7.2, whole genome shotgun sequence genomic window:
- the LOC126634088 gene encoding uncharacterized protein LOC126634088 produces MDLTSPRCFQPPSFISSSGEPPLESNPSFYGKTTKDPFADTFADPLCKLNLRETSEFVKSLPVPSNATSAQRREGGVSSMTQRRAAEAPPSPGRPVFSFSVGNFSRKSFPSKWDDAEKWLISTSCHDSPAHTTKPQSDSTKIFNPKQCVVFSERSRVTEEKVSKVVSSFQRCVSLNNYQSTRAFNGVSTSADVLLKDKFVDDIEPILPNSRCLEPTKEGFLFKNSACDAMKDAGSGTEEAHDVHHRDVGTEMTPLGSSTTSRCPTPFKCSSPARHNTPANRSGPLALGHSSSTNNTIDIAQLQECLGTQYDSVTSNWSSREEEEVEISKSLRHFETSNACGERISEIRGAAWEEEENNECCLRYQREEAKIQAWVNLQSAKAEARSRKLEVKIQKMRSNLEEKLMKRMAVVHRKAEEWSATARQQHSEQIHKATNNAAHKMITNRHSPHFSGHISCGCFPCNNH; encoded by the exons ATGGATCTCACAAGCCCCAGATGCTTTCAACCTCCATCTTTTATCTCATCCAGTGGG GAACCGCCATTGGAGAGCAACCCAAGCTTCTATGGAAAAACCACAAAGGACCCATTTGCAGACACATTTGCAGACCCTCTCTGCAAGCTGAACCTCAGGGAAACCTCTGAGTTTGTCAAGTCACTCCCAGTCCCAAGCAATGCCACATCAGCACagaggagggagggaggagtGAGCTCTATGACACAGAGGAGAGCAGCAGAAGCTCCTCCCAGTCCTGGAAGGCCAGTTTTCAGCTTCTCAGTTGGCAACTTTTCCAGAAAGAGCTTTCCTTCAAAGTGGGATGATGCTGAAAAGTGGCTCATAAGCACTTCCTGCCATGACTCTCCTGCTCACACCACCAAGCCGCAATCAGATTCCACAAAGATTTTTAATCCAAAACAATGTGTGGTTTTTTCTGAAAGATCAAGGGTCACAGAGGAAAAGGTCTCAAAGGTGGTCTCAAGCTTTCAAagatgtgtttctttgaacaattATCAATCTACCAGAGCTTTCAATGGGGTCTCAACATCAGCTGATGTGCTTCTAAAAG ATAAGTTTGTCGATGACATAGAACCAATTTTACCCAATTCCAGGTGCTTAGAGCCAACTAAAGAAGGCTTTCTATTCAAAAACTCAGCCTGTGATGCCATGAAAGATGCAGGCAGCGGCACAGAAGAGGCTCATGATGTACACCATCGAGATGTCGGCACAGAGATGACTCCTCTTGGAAGCTCAACAACTTCAAGGTGCCCTACGCCGTTCAAGTGCTCATCTCCCGCGCGCCACAACACGCCTGCGAACAGGTCAGGGCCATTGGCACTGGGGCACTCTAGCAGCACCAACAACACCATTGACATTGCCCAGCTGCAGGAGTGCCTCGGGACACAGTACGATTCAGTTACATCGAACTGGAGCTCAAGGGAAGAGGAGGAAGTGGAAATATCGAAGAGCTTGAGACATTTCGAAACAAGCAATGCGTGCGGAGAGAGAATTTCTGAAATTAGAGGTGCTGCGTgggaagaggaagaaaataacGAATGCTGCCTTAG ATATCAAAGAGAAGAGGCCAAAATCCAAGCTTGGGTCAACCTCCAAAGTGCAAAAGCAGAAGCTCGGTCAAGAAAGCTTGAG GTGAAGATACAGAAGATGAGATCGAACCTGGAGGAGAAGCTGATGAAGAGGATGGCAGTAGTTCACAGAAAAGCTGAGGAGTGGAGTGCAACAGCGAGGCAGCAGCACTCTGAACAAATCCACAAGGCCACCAACAATGCAGCACACAAGATGATCACAAATAGGCACAGTCCTCATTTTTCTGGCCACATTTCTTGCGGCTGCTTCCCTTGCAATAACCATTAA